One region of Sphingomonas bisphenolicum genomic DNA includes:
- a CDS encoding right-handed parallel beta-helix repeat-containing protein, protein MMKRSLIIGVALTATMPLAAAAQEGPLLVHVSPAGDDRAPGTQARPVRSLTRAQALVRQGNAQRDVAVILADGTYTLEAPLLFRRADGGQNGHSVIWRAADGAHPMLSGGQVVSGFKPFDPERRLYVADVPKGIDARQLWVDDTLAERPWIEIRPSDLTFNATGFEITNPDLTWIAGVKRADRMELEATGFFTDRVSPVQAIAGGKVTMAQPAWDNNSWGYDTITKPIFPQDSRLFLVNALEFVDKTNEWHSKPYQWVVDPQAGKLYLRMGLDEDIARRRVVLPRLETLVSISGTPDAPVERLRFEGLRFSHSSWLGASRATGYANQQSGSFLAETSPIRPTDAWKTCGWGCVAFESMRQKWNQMPAAVQVSAARDIVFERNQFSQLGQIGLGIGNDANANLSGVGLAASNIRVARNRFAILSGSAIMAGGIRVEAHHPDNAALVNRDIVIEDNVVATVSQDYKDNAAILTTYVSGARIVHNDISDAPYDGIAVGWGWGYNDAGGNPNYDENAKGYVHNIKYTTPTTLRDTLVEGNRIHGVKGWFMDGGAIYNLSANPNAIVRGNHIFDIGDKIGLYLDEGSKHFRVTGNVIETRGKWLNINTAGKMYKRRISTDNVATGNWHNSNTMGGRWLEEIGNVARDNILLPNRDWPADAQKVIDEAGVRP, encoded by the coding sequence ATGATGAAGCGCAGCCTGATAATCGGCGTGGCTTTGACGGCGACAATGCCGCTGGCCGCCGCCGCGCAGGAGGGACCGCTGCTGGTCCATGTCTCCCCTGCGGGCGACGATCGCGCGCCCGGCACGCAGGCGCGCCCGGTGCGCTCGCTGACCCGCGCGCAGGCGCTGGTGCGGCAGGGCAATGCCCAGCGCGACGTCGCCGTCATCCTGGCCGACGGCACTTACACGCTCGAAGCGCCCTTGCTCTTCCGCCGCGCCGACGGGGGGCAGAACGGCCATAGCGTGATCTGGCGCGCGGCCGATGGCGCCCATCCGATGCTGTCGGGCGGGCAGGTGGTGAGCGGCTTCAAGCCGTTCGATCCCGAACGTCGCCTCTATGTCGCTGACGTACCCAAGGGCATCGATGCGCGGCAGCTCTGGGTGGACGACACGCTCGCCGAACGGCCGTGGATCGAAATCCGGCCGTCCGACCTGACGTTCAACGCCACGGGTTTCGAGATTACCAATCCCGACCTCACATGGATTGCGGGCGTGAAGCGCGCCGACCGGATGGAGTTGGAGGCGACCGGTTTCTTCACCGATCGCGTGTCGCCGGTGCAGGCGATCGCGGGCGGAAAGGTTACCATGGCGCAGCCCGCCTGGGACAATAATAGCTGGGGCTATGACACGATCACCAAGCCGATCTTCCCGCAGGACAGCCGGCTCTTCCTCGTCAATGCGCTGGAATTCGTGGACAAGACCAACGAATGGCACAGCAAGCCCTATCAATGGGTGGTCGATCCGCAGGCGGGCAAGCTGTACCTGCGCATGGGGCTGGACGAGGATATCGCCAGGCGCCGCGTTGTCCTGCCCCGGCTGGAGACATTGGTGTCGATCAGCGGCACGCCCGACGCGCCGGTCGAACGGCTGCGGTTCGAAGGGTTGCGTTTTTCTCATAGCAGCTGGCTCGGCGCGTCGCGCGCCACCGGCTACGCCAATCAGCAGAGCGGCTCGTTTCTGGCTGAAACCTCGCCGATCCGCCCGACGGATGCGTGGAAGACATGCGGCTGGGGTTGCGTCGCATTCGAATCCATGCGCCAGAAATGGAACCAGATGCCCGCCGCAGTGCAGGTGTCGGCGGCGCGCGACATCGTGTTCGAACGCAACCAGTTTTCACAACTGGGCCAGATCGGGCTTGGCATCGGCAATGACGCCAACGCCAACCTGTCGGGCGTGGGCCTGGCCGCCAGCAATATCCGCGTGGCGCGCAACCGCTTCGCGATCCTGTCGGGCAGCGCGATCATGGCGGGCGGTATCCGGGTGGAGGCGCATCATCCCGACAATGCGGCGCTCGTCAACCGCGACATCGTGATCGAGGACAATGTCGTCGCCACCGTGTCACAGGATTACAAGGATAACGCCGCGATCCTGACCACCTATGTCAGCGGTGCGCGCATCGTCCATAACGACATCAGCGACGCGCCCTATGACGGCATCGCGGTCGGGTGGGGCTGGGGCTATAACGACGCCGGCGGCAATCCCAATTATGACGAGAACGCCAAAGGCTACGTCCATAATATCAAATATACGACGCCCACGACGCTGCGCGACACGCTGGTCGAGGGCAATCGCATCCATGGCGTGAAAGGCTGGTTCATGGATGGCGGGGCGATCTACAATCTGTCGGCCAATCCCAACGCGATCGTGCGCGGCAACCATATTTTCGATATCGGTGACAAGATCGGCCTCTATCTGGACGAAGGCTCCAAACATTTCCGCGTGACCGGCAATGTGATCGAGACGCGCGGCAAATGGCTGAACATCAATACCGCGGGCAAAATGTACAAGCGCCGCATCTCGACCGACAATGTCGCGACCGGCAACTGGCATAACTCCAACACTATGGGCGGCCGCTGGCTGGAGGAGATCGGCAATGTCGCGCGCGACAACATATTGCTGCCCAATCGCGACTGGCCGGCCGATGCACAAAAGGTGATCGATGAAGCGGGGGTACGGCCATGA
- a CDS encoding SDR family oxidoreductase: protein MGRLAGKTALVTAAGQGIGRATVEAFVREGARVIATDVRAEALADIDGVEAQALDVTDPAAVQAIAAAHPDIDILYNCAGRVHAGTILDCDEAEWHFSNSLNVTAQYRMIRAMLPGMIARGGGSIINMSSICSSIKAVPNRFAYGATKAAVIGLTKSVAIDFVTKGIRCNAICPGTVETPSLIQRLHDTGDFDKAYAEFTARQAMGRFGRVEELAALAVYLASDESAFTTGTVNVIDGGWVN from the coding sequence ATGGGACGTCTGGCAGGCAAGACTGCGCTGGTGACGGCGGCGGGTCAGGGGATCGGCCGCGCCACGGTAGAGGCTTTCGTCCGGGAAGGCGCGCGCGTCATTGCAACTGACGTGCGCGCCGAGGCGCTGGCCGATATCGACGGGGTGGAGGCGCAGGCGCTGGACGTCACCGATCCGGCAGCGGTGCAGGCGATCGCGGCGGCGCATCCGGATATCGATATCCTCTATAATTGTGCGGGCCGGGTCCATGCCGGGACGATATTGGACTGCGACGAGGCGGAATGGCACTTTTCCAACAGCCTGAACGTCACCGCCCAATATCGCATGATCCGCGCCATGCTGCCGGGCATGATCGCGCGCGGCGGCGGATCGATCATCAACATGTCGTCCATCTGCTCCAGCATCAAGGCCGTGCCCAACCGCTTCGCCTATGGCGCGACCAAGGCCGCCGTGATCGGCCTGACCAAGTCCGTCGCCATCGATTTCGTGACCAAGGGGATACGTTGCAACGCCATCTGCCCCGGCACGGTGGAGACGCCCTCGCTGATCCAGCGGCTGCACGACACCGGCGATTTCGACAAGGCCTATGCGGAGTTCACCGCGCGCCAGGCGATGGGGCGGTTCGGCCGGGTCGAGGAACTGGCGGCACTGGCCGTCTATCTCGCCTCGGACGAGTCCGCCTTCACCACCGGCACGGTCAATGTGATCGACGGCGGCTGGGTCAACTGA
- a CDS encoding MFS transporter has protein sequence MKDMAIGDRPPTRYRWVVIGLLFAATAINYVDRQMIGVLKPTLSTEMAWSETDYANIVFWFQAAYAVGYLGFGRIVDLVGARFGYAIAVVIWTIAHMAHGGVHSVTQFAMARFGLGVGESGNFPAGIKAVTEWFPQKERAFAIGLFNAGANIGAIVTPLLVPWLTVAYGWRVAFYATGLFGIIWLIAWLVFYRRPEDHAKMSPEELAYIRQDPADPVQSIGWGRLITVRETWAYAIGKFCIDPIWWFFLFWLPGYLGTRYGLDLLSFGPPLVAIYLLSDLGSVAGGWMSGRLMKAGRSVNAARKLTMLLCACAVLPVFFAQSIDNLWVAVLVIGVATAAHQAFSANLYTLPSDLFPRGAVGSVVGIGGTLGAVGGMAMAKYAGYILDGIGSYTPLFAVAGSAYFVALAAVHILSPRLERINMAIAD, from the coding sequence ATGAAGGACATGGCCATCGGGGATCGCCCGCCGACCCGCTATCGCTGGGTCGTGATCGGGCTGTTGTTCGCGGCGACCGCGATCAACTATGTCGATCGCCAGATGATCGGCGTGCTCAAACCCACGCTGTCGACGGAAATGGCCTGGTCGGAAACCGATTATGCCAATATCGTCTTCTGGTTCCAGGCGGCCTATGCCGTGGGCTATCTGGGCTTTGGCCGGATCGTCGACCTGGTGGGCGCGCGTTTCGGCTACGCCATAGCGGTGGTCATCTGGACCATCGCCCATATGGCGCATGGCGGCGTCCATAGCGTCACCCAGTTCGCCATGGCGCGGTTCGGCCTGGGCGTCGGCGAGTCGGGCAATTTCCCGGCAGGTATCAAGGCCGTCACCGAATGGTTCCCGCAGAAGGAGCGCGCCTTCGCCATCGGCCTGTTCAACGCGGGCGCCAATATCGGCGCGATCGTGACGCCGCTGCTGGTCCCATGGCTGACCGTCGCTTACGGCTGGCGCGTCGCCTTCTACGCCACCGGACTTTTCGGCATAATCTGGCTGATCGCCTGGCTGGTCTTCTACCGCAGGCCGGAGGATCATGCCAAGATGTCGCCGGAGGAGCTGGCCTATATCCGCCAAGACCCGGCCGATCCGGTTCAGTCGATCGGCTGGGGTCGGCTGATCACCGTCCGCGAAACCTGGGCCTATGCGATCGGCAAATTCTGCATCGACCCGATCTGGTGGTTCTTCCTCTTCTGGCTGCCCGGCTATCTGGGCACCCGCTACGGCCTAGACCTGCTCAGCTTCGGGCCGCCGCTGGTCGCCATCTATCTACTGTCGGACTTGGGCAGCGTCGCGGGCGGCTGGATGTCGGGCCGGCTGATGAAGGCGGGCAGGAGCGTCAACGCCGCGCGCAAACTCACCATGTTGTTGTGCGCCTGCGCGGTGCTGCCGGTCTTCTTCGCCCAGTCGATTGACAATCTGTGGGTTGCGGTGCTCGTCATCGGCGTGGCGACGGCGGCACATCAGGCGTTTTCAGCGAATCTCTACACCTTGCCATCGGACCTGTTCCCGCGCGGGGCGGTAGGATCGGTCGTCGGCATCGGCGGAACATTGGGCGCGGTGGGCGGCATGGCGATGGCCAAATATGCCGGTTATATCCTCGACGGCATCGGCAGCTACACGCCGCTGTTCGCCGTGGCGGGGAGCGCCTATTTCGTGGCGCTGGCGGCGGTCCACATCCTCTCGCCGCGGCTGGAAAGGATCAATATGGCGATCGCCGACTGA
- a CDS encoding 2-keto-4-pentenoate hydratase, translating into MARSADRVAGWKVGRILPPLAERYGCDRLAGPIFAASLGAADGDATVFDHGFGAAEAEFLLRIGHAPVAGQRHFTLEEAAAHIDAVHIGIEIASSPFEGINDHGPAVTISDFGNNNGLLVGPAVPDWRSGAYIEQAVVTRIDGFAVGTGTAAAFTDGAIGSVRFLLEHLAARGMALEPGWWISTGAITGVHPVRPGQDVEADFGPFGTLRCRIEAQKPR; encoded by the coding sequence ATGGCGCGGAGTGCCGATCGAGTGGCGGGATGGAAGGTCGGACGCATCTTGCCGCCGCTGGCCGAACGCTATGGCTGCGACCGTCTGGCAGGACCGATTTTCGCGGCCTCACTCGGCGCGGCGGACGGGGATGCCACCGTCTTCGACCACGGCTTCGGCGCGGCGGAGGCTGAGTTTCTGTTGCGCATCGGCCATGCGCCAGTAGCCGGCCAACGGCATTTCACGCTGGAGGAGGCCGCGGCGCATATCGACGCCGTGCATATCGGCATCGAGATCGCCAGTTCGCCGTTCGAGGGCATCAACGACCATGGCCCGGCCGTGACGATTTCCGACTTCGGCAACAATAATGGCTTGCTGGTCGGGCCAGCCGTGCCGGACTGGCGCAGCGGCGCCTATATCGAGCAGGCCGTTGTCACCCGGATCGACGGGTTCGCGGTCGGCACGGGCACGGCGGCGGCCTTTACCGATGGCGCGATCGGATCGGTGCGCTTCCTGCTGGAACATCTCGCAGCGCGCGGGATGGCGCTCGAACCGGGCTGGTGGATATCGACCGGGGCCATCACCGGCGTCCATCCCGTCAGGCCGGGACAGGATGTGGAAGCCGATTTCGGACCGTTCGGCACTCTAAGATGCAGGATCGAAGCCCAAAAGCCGCGATGA
- a CDS encoding amidohydrolase family protein has translation MTRPRILDSHQHFWRIGGPGQAWPDAGWPLIHRDFLADDLRAATAGLDLAGTILVQSQPDDRDTDWMLDLVADDPLVLGVVGWVALEADDAPARIAQLAARPKSVGLRPMLQSIEASDWILRADLAPAIQAMLAHGLRFDALVQPRHLPVLARFAERWPDLPIVIDHGAKPPVADHIIDPWRDDLAALARYPNIWCKLSGLRTEQASGQSADALAPYVAHILACFGDRTMWGSDWPVLLHMGDAYHDWVDDAVRLAGVLDAKRSACLFEGAARAFYGLA, from the coding sequence GTGACGCGACCCCGCATCCTGGATTCGCACCAGCATTTCTGGCGGATCGGCGGGCCGGGTCAGGCGTGGCCGGACGCCGGCTGGCCGCTGATCCATCGCGATTTCCTGGCCGACGATCTGCGTGCGGCGACCGCGGGGCTTGATCTGGCGGGCACCATATTGGTCCAGTCGCAACCGGACGATCGCGATACCGACTGGATGCTCGATCTGGTGGCGGACGATCCGCTTGTGTTGGGCGTGGTCGGCTGGGTCGCGCTGGAGGCGGACGACGCGCCCGCGCGGATCGCCCAATTGGCCGCCCGGCCCAAAAGCGTCGGGCTGCGCCCCATGCTCCAGAGCATCGAGGCGAGCGACTGGATCTTGCGAGCCGATCTCGCACCGGCGATCCAGGCGATGCTGGCGCATGGCCTGCGCTTCGACGCGCTGGTCCAGCCGCGCCACCTGCCCGTCCTCGCCCGTTTCGCCGAACGCTGGCCCGACCTGCCGATCGTGATCGACCATGGCGCAAAGCCGCCTGTGGCGGACCATATCATCGATCCCTGGCGGGACGATCTGGCCGCGCTCGCGCGCTATCCCAATATCTGGTGCAAGCTGTCGGGCCTCCGCACCGAACAGGCGTCGGGGCAATCGGCCGACGCGCTGGCGCCCTATGTCGCGCATATACTCGCCTGCTTCGGCGACCGGACGATGTGGGGCAGCGACTGGCCGGTGCTGCTGCACATGGGGGACGCCTATCACGACTGGGTCGACGATGCGGTCCGGTTGGCGGGCGTTCTGGACGCGAAGCGAAGCGCCTGCCTGTTCGAGGGCGCCGCGCGCGCCTTCTACGGCCTTGCATAA
- a CDS encoding fumarylacetoacetate hydrolase family protein → MKLCRTGEAGQESPALVDADGRLRDLSAHVADLDGTAIGPDGLARLAAIDTATLPLVEGPVRYGPPVAGTRQFVAIGLNYADHAAESNLPIPEEPVVFNKWVSCIQGPNDPVIIPFDSRKTDWEVELGVVIGTTAHRVSEADALAHVAGYCVINDVSEREWQTERGATWDKGKGFPTFGPVGPWLVTADEVGDPQALSMWLDVNGVRKQDGSTQTMIFTVAQIVAYLSQFMTLLPGDIITTGTPPGVGLGQKPEPWYLKPGDVVALGIDKLGEQRQSFVAAN, encoded by the coding sequence ATGAAATTATGCCGCACCGGGGAAGCGGGCCAGGAAAGCCCCGCGCTGGTCGATGCCGACGGCCGACTGCGCGATCTGTCGGCCCATGTCGCCGATCTGGACGGCACGGCGATCGGACCCGACGGTCTGGCGCGCCTGGCGGCGATCGACACGGCCACGCTGCCGCTGGTCGAAGGGCCGGTTCGCTATGGCCCGCCCGTCGCCGGCACGCGCCAGTTCGTCGCGATTGGCCTCAACTATGCCGATCATGCCGCCGAATCCAACCTGCCGATCCCGGAGGAACCGGTCGTTTTCAACAAATGGGTCAGTTGCATCCAGGGGCCGAATGATCCCGTCATCATTCCCTTCGACTCGCGCAAGACCGATTGGGAAGTCGAACTGGGCGTCGTCATCGGCACCACCGCGCATCGTGTCAGCGAAGCCGACGCGCTGGCCCATGTCGCGGGCTATTGCGTCATCAACGACGTGTCCGAACGCGAATGGCAGACCGAACGCGGCGCGACCTGGGACAAGGGCAAGGGCTTTCCGACCTTCGGCCCTGTCGGCCCGTGGCTGGTGACGGCCGATGAAGTGGGCGATCCGCAGGCGCTGTCCATGTGGCTGGACGTCAATGGCGTGCGCAAGCAGGACGGCAGCACGCAGACGATGATCTTCACCGTCGCGCAGATCGTCGCCTATCTCAGCCAGTTCATGACGCTGCTGCCCGGCGACATCATCACCACCGGCACCCCGCCCGGCGTCGGCCTGGGGCAGAAGCCGGAGCCTTGGTATCTCAAGCCCGGCGATGTGGTCGCGCTGGGCATCGACAAGCTGGGTGAGCAGCGACAGTCCTTCGTCGCCGCCAATTGA
- a CDS encoding alpha-L-rhamnosidase: MIERRTLLKGAGALAGLPAFAAKGQEGGDLRITDLRAEGLVDPIGLDQQDIRLSWRLESRDRAVRQTRCEVQAASSRALLEAGTPDLWHAGEVLTDKSMDMGWLGAPLKSRQRVWWRVLVRDDRGMRATSPVASFEMGLLDPADWQAQWIEAQTDLERADRAAGLHWMRGNRPADKAPRQFRLSFDLEKAGDVTLFSIGNFRAPLVWMDGEPIALPPRGPHRFGAEPIAQTQHKLASGRHVVAIEVTDPEGFDEPKMHEIAAAMMIRAGERRITSEAMRTATHAPAGWQAVAFNDAGWDKAQRSANQPQAWPRAGAYMLRRDFELKRAIRQARLRVTALGSYIAQINGQRVGDAQLAPESSDFRETALVRTYDVTALLHPGANAIGALLGEGWYGSYHAPAGRYAFGDPPLRLFAQLEVLADDGSLSIVVTDDKWQLQTDTPITQAEIYYGEDYDARREQPGWSSPGFKARGWTPARIGQTPPCRLRAHVAPPIRAIERREPVAIRSFDGDRHVIDFGQNFAGWAELKAKGAAGQTISLRFAEILHSDGTVDVANLRAARASCLYTFRGDPAGESYQPHFTYFGFRYVEVSGLGRAPTPDEVTGIVLSSALPETGKPLVESRIIQGLWQNSRWSQRSNFFGVPTDCPQRDERLGWTGDANVFWDAAAFTMDVGPFTHRFMGDLRDAQGPRGEFPDYAPTGWRDLSLGASPGWADAGIILPWTAWQRYGDTAIVDRNWASMTRYMRFLAEHNPDHIWRNLRGYDYGDWVALDAKKPSDETTPKDLIATAMWKHSADAMADMAFGSKRQPEGERYRQLSRDIATAFAKVFVRADGRVGNGSHCGYILALRFGLVPESLRAAATAKLAADIRRRGTLISTGFLGTPYSLDALADQGEESLVYDLLLRTAFPSWGYMIAKGATTIWERWNADMVDSAMNSYNHYALGAVAGFIFRRVAGIDPISAGFLTWRFNPVLDKRLERGGASYDSVLGPIRTDWRNGPDGFAADISVPANSRAEIYLPTASSDAIREGGQPIGAIVGLRPIGLRGDRFVLEAGSGDYRFTVAR, from the coding sequence ATGATCGAACGCCGCACCTTGCTGAAGGGCGCGGGCGCGCTGGCCGGCCTGCCCGCCTTCGCCGCGAAGGGGCAGGAAGGCGGCGACCTGCGCATCACCGATCTGCGCGCCGAGGGACTGGTCGATCCGATCGGCCTCGACCAGCAGGATATACGCCTGTCCTGGCGGCTGGAGAGCCGCGACCGCGCCGTGCGCCAGACCCGTTGCGAAGTGCAGGCGGCGAGCAGCCGCGCGCTGCTGGAGGCCGGCACGCCCGACCTGTGGCACGCGGGCGAGGTGCTGACCGACAAGAGCATGGACATGGGCTGGCTCGGCGCGCCGCTAAAGTCGCGCCAGCGTGTCTGGTGGCGCGTGCTGGTGCGCGACGATCGCGGCATGCGCGCCACCAGCCCGGTCGCGAGTTTCGAAATGGGGCTGCTCGACCCCGCCGACTGGCAGGCGCAATGGATCGAGGCGCAAACTGATCTGGAGCGCGCCGACCGGGCGGCCGGGCTGCATTGGATGCGCGGCAACAGGCCCGCCGACAAGGCACCACGCCAGTTCCGCCTGTCTTTCGACTTGGAGAAGGCGGGCGACGTCACGCTCTTTTCCATCGGTAATTTCCGTGCGCCTTTGGTCTGGATGGACGGCGAACCAATCGCCCTCCCCCCCCGCGGCCCCCATCGCTTCGGCGCCGAGCCGATCGCACAGACGCAGCATAAGCTGGCCTCCGGCCGTCATGTCGTGGCGATCGAGGTAACCGATCCCGAAGGCTTCGACGAACCCAAGATGCACGAGATCGCCGCCGCGATGATGATCCGCGCAGGCGAGCGGCGCATCACCAGCGAGGCGATGCGCACCGCGACCCACGCGCCCGCCGGGTGGCAGGCTGTCGCCTTCAACGACGCGGGCTGGGACAAGGCGCAGCGCTCCGCCAACCAGCCACAGGCCTGGCCGCGCGCCGGCGCCTATATGCTGCGGCGCGATTTCGAGCTGAAACGCGCCATCCGGCAGGCGCGGCTGCGCGTTACGGCGCTGGGTTCCTATATCGCGCAGATCAACGGCCAACGCGTCGGCGATGCCCAGCTCGCACCGGAAAGCAGCGACTTTCGCGAAACCGCGCTGGTACGCACCTATGATGTGACCGCCCTGCTCCACCCAGGCGCGAACGCGATCGGCGCGCTGCTGGGCGAGGGCTGGTATGGCAGCTATCATGCGCCCGCCGGCCGCTACGCCTTTGGCGATCCGCCGCTGCGCCTGTTCGCGCAACTGGAGGTCTTGGCTGACGATGGCAGCCTGTCGATCGTCGTCACCGACGACAAGTGGCAGTTGCAGACCGACACGCCTATCACCCAGGCGGAAATCTATTATGGCGAGGATTATGATGCCCGGCGCGAACAGCCCGGCTGGTCCAGCCCCGGCTTCAAGGCGCGGGGCTGGACGCCCGCCCGTATCGGCCAGACCCCGCCCTGCCGCCTGCGCGCCCATGTCGCCCCGCCGATCCGCGCGATCGAACGGCGAGAGCCCGTCGCCATCCGCAGTTTCGACGGCGATCGCCACGTCATCGACTTCGGCCAGAATTTCGCCGGCTGGGCCGAACTGAAGGCGAAAGGCGCGGCCGGGCAGACCATATCATTGCGCTTCGCCGAAATATTGCACTCAGACGGCACGGTCGATGTCGCCAACCTGCGTGCCGCCCGCGCGTCCTGCCTCTACACCTTCCGGGGCGACCCTGCGGGCGAAAGCTACCAGCCGCATTTCACCTATTTCGGCTTCCGCTATGTCGAGGTGAGCGGCCTTGGCCGCGCGCCGACCCCGGATGAAGTCACCGGCATCGTCCTGTCGAGCGCGCTCCCCGAAACCGGCAAGCCGCTGGTGGAAAGCCGCATCATTCAGGGTCTGTGGCAGAATAGCCGCTGGAGCCAGCGGTCCAATTTCTTCGGCGTGCCGACCGACTGTCCGCAGCGGGACGAGCGGCTGGGCTGGACCGGCGACGCCAATGTCTTCTGGGACGCGGCCGCCTTCACCATGGACGTCGGCCCCTTCACCCATCGCTTCATGGGCGACCTGCGCGATGCGCAGGGGCCGCGCGGCGAGTTTCCCGACTATGCGCCGACCGGCTGGCGCGACCTGTCGCTGGGCGCCTCGCCGGGCTGGGCGGATGCGGGCATCATCCTGCCCTGGACGGCATGGCAGCGCTATGGCGACACGGCGATCGTCGATCGCAACTGGGCGTCGATGACGCGCTATATGCGCTTCCTGGCGGAGCATAATCCCGACCATATCTGGCGGAATCTGCGTGGGTACGACTATGGCGACTGGGTCGCACTCGACGCCAAGAAGCCGAGCGACGAGACGACCCCCAAGGATCTGATCGCCACCGCCATGTGGAAACATTCGGCCGACGCCATGGCCGACATGGCCTTCGGATCGAAACGCCAGCCGGAAGGCGAACGCTACCGCCAATTATCGCGCGACATCGCCACCGCCTTCGCCAAGGTCTTCGTGCGTGCCGACGGCAGGGTCGGCAATGGATCGCATTGCGGCTATATCCTCGCGCTGCGCTTCGGGCTGGTGCCGGAATCGCTGCGAGCCGCGGCGACAGCGAAACTGGCGGCGGATATTCGCCGGCGCGGCACGCTCATCTCCACCGGCTTCCTCGGTACGCCCTACAGCCTCGATGCACTTGCCGATCAGGGGGAGGAGAGCTTGGTCTACGACCTGTTGCTGCGCACCGCCTTCCCGTCCTGGGGCTATATGATCGCCAAGGGCGCGACGACGATCTGGGAGCGGTGGAATGCCGACATGGTCGATTCCGCGATGAACAGCTATAATCATTATGCGCTGGGCGCGGTGGCGGGCTTCATCTTCCGCCGTGTCGCCGGAATCGATCCGATCTCGGCCGGTTTCCTGACCTGGCGTTTCAATCCGGTTCTGGACAAAAGGCTGGAACGCGGCGGGGCCAGTTACGACAGCGTGCTGGGACCGATCCGCACCGACTGGCGCAACGGGCCGGACGGTTTCGCAGCGGATATCAGCGTGCCGGCCAACAGCCGCGCGGAAATCTATCTGCCGACCGCCTCCAGCGATGCGATCCGCGAAGGTGGGCAACCGATCGGCGCGATAGTGGGGCTTCGTCCCATCGGCCTGCGGGGCGACCGCTTCGTGCTGGAGGCCGGATCTGGCGACTATCGCTTCACCGTCGCGCGCTGA
- a CDS encoding aldo/keto reductase produces MALDFGRLGFGAAAIGNLYRAIPDADARAVIDQAWAAGLRYFDTAPHYGFGLSEKRLGAALAEIDPHRRAIISTKVGRRLDPTLDADLSQARQGFVSPEPYESRFDYSYDAVMRSYEASRGRLRRDCIDILYVHDIGRFAHGDAHEARMREFLDGGFRAMEELRRTGAVRAIGLGVNETAVCEEILAHADIDLILLAGRYTLLEQAPLDSLLPLCAARGVRIILGGPFNSGILAQGVRHGGPVHYDYGDPPASIVDRVRRIEEQCDRFGVPLGAAALQFPLAHPVVASVIPGIGTTAHLRSAIAQMAQPVPAGFWLALRDEGLIDARAPVPAGMAA; encoded by the coding sequence GTGGCGCTGGATTTCGGCAGACTGGGTTTCGGGGCCGCTGCGATCGGCAACCTCTATCGCGCGATCCCGGACGCAGATGCGCGGGCGGTAATCGATCAGGCCTGGGCAGCCGGGCTACGCTATTTCGACACCGCCCCCCATTATGGCTTCGGGCTGAGCGAAAAGCGCCTGGGTGCGGCGCTGGCGGAGATTGATCCGCACCGGCGCGCGATCATCTCGACCAAGGTCGGGCGGCGGCTCGATCCGACGCTCGACGCGGATCTGTCGCAGGCGCGGCAGGGTTTCGTGTCCCCAGAACCCTATGAAAGCCGTTTCGACTATAGTTATGACGCCGTCATGCGCTCTTATGAGGCAAGCCGGGGCAGGCTTAGACGGGATTGCATCGACATCCTCTATGTCCATGATATCGGTCGGTTTGCGCATGGCGACGCGCATGAAGCGCGGATGCGCGAATTCCTGGATGGCGGATTTCGCGCGATGGAGGAATTGCGCCGCACCGGCGCGGTTCGGGCGATCGGCCTGGGCGTCAATGAAACGGCGGTCTGCGAAGAGATATTGGCCCATGCCGATATCGACCTGATCCTGCTGGCCGGGCGCTACACCTTGCTGGAGCAGGCGCCGCTCGACAGCCTCCTGCCGCTCTGCGCCGCACGGGGGGTACGCATCATCTTGGGCGGTCCCTTCAATTCGGGCATTCTGGCGCAAGGCGTGCGGCATGGCGGGCCGGTCCATTATGATTATGGCGATCCCCCCGCGTCGATCGTGGACCGGGTCCGCCGGATCGAGGAACAATGCGACAGGTTCGGCGTGCCGCTGGGCGCGGCGGCGCTGCAATTTCCGCTGGCGCATCCTGTCGTCGCGAGCGTCATCCCCGGCATCGGAACGACCGCCCATCTGCGCAGCGCCATCGCGCAAATGGCGCAGCCTGTTCCTGCGGGCTTCTGGCTGGCGTTGCGGGACGAAGGGCTCATCGACGCCCGCGCGCCGGTCCCGGCGGGAATGGCGGCTTAG